The nucleotide window GATGTAAGTGTCAATAGTTCTGGTGCTCAGATTAAGCTTTTCTGCAATCTCTTTATTGCTGAATCCCTCATAGCAGAATCTCATGAGCTGTATTTCAGAGGGTGAAAGCTCTTCCTGCCCTTTTTTCTGCCTGTCCATATATTCCTGTACGGCAAGAGGCTGCTGTTCCCATTCTTTGGAATAGGCCTGGTAATCGAAGTCATCAGAAACAATACTTCCTTTAATAATATCCTTTATGATGGTGCTCTTTTTCTGACAGTAGTAGATATTTGGAATCTTTGAAAGAATTTCAGCCATATCCTCCTGATAGGTGCCGGAATAGGTAATAATAGGAGTTTCGGTATTGTTTTTTCTGATGTATTTGATTGCTTCAATCCCGCTTAATACCGGCATAAAGAGTTCAATAATGAACACGTCTTCCTGTCTTCTGTAGATTCTGTTTACCAGTTCATGTCCGTTATTACAATCATTCAGAAGCATATAGAAGGGGTTTTCCATAAGTGTTTTGATCATTATTTTTTTAAAATAAAAATCACTGTCAGCAATGGAAA belongs to Chryseobacterium gleum and includes:
- a CDS encoding response regulator transcription factor, with protein sequence MSKILSNTVRFSIADSDFYFKKIMIKTLMENPFYMLLNDCNNGHELVNRIYRRQEDVFIIELFMPVLSGIEAIKYIRKNNTETPIITYSGTYQEDMAEILSKIPNIYYCQKKSTIIKDIIKGSIVSDDFDYQAYSKEWEQQPLAVQEYMDRQKKGQEELSPSEIQLMRFCYEGFSNKEIAEKLNLSTRTIDTYINRLTEKLGLKTKLHLIRFCVENGYYNSSL